The Chelonoidis abingdonii isolate Lonesome George chromosome 9, CheloAbing_2.0, whole genome shotgun sequence genome has a segment encoding these proteins:
- the GPER1 gene encoding G-protein coupled estrogen receptor 1, with protein MESYTGAVSAFICNSTSFELNGSHLCNESMSSILADKSEEHQQYIIGLFLSCLYTIFLFPIGFVGNILILVVNISFREKMTIPDLYFINLAVADLILVADSLIEVFNLDEKYYDITIICTFMSLFLQINMYSSIFFLTWMSFDRYIALAKVMRSNIFRTMQHARLSCGLIWMASISAALVPFTAVHLQHTGGVYFCFADVEEIQWLEITLGFIIPFVIIGLCYSLIVRVLVKAHKHRSLRLRRQKALRMIFVVVLVFFICWLPENVFISVQLLQEKGKTLSSGNQSFRHDYPLTGHIVNLAAFSNSCLNPLIYSFLGETFRDKLRLYVEQKTKMSTFSRFCHAALKSVIPDSNEQSEV; from the coding sequence ATGGAATCTTACACAGGAGCAGTATCAGCATTTATTTGTAACAGCACATCTTTTGAATTAAATGGATCACATTTATGTAATGAAAGCATGTCTTCTATCTTGGCTGATAAATCAGAAGAACACCAACAATACATTATTGGACTTTTCTTATCATGCCTTTACACTATTTTCCTTTTCCCTATTGGCTTTGTGGGAAACATTCTGATTTTAGTTGTGAACATAAGTTTTCGGGAAAAGATGACTATTCCTGACCTGTACTTCATAAATCTTGCAGTAGCTGATTTGATTTTAGTTGCTGACTCCCTCATTGAGGTTTTTAATCTTGACGAAAAGTATTACGATATCACTATAATTTGCACTTTCATGTCTCTGTTCCTTCAGATCAACATGTATAGCAGCATTTTCTTTTTGACATGGATGAGTTTTGACAGATATATAGCACTTGCAAAAGTAATGAGGTCCAACATATTTCGGACTATGCAGCATGCTAGATTAAGCTGTGGCCTCATATGGATGGCATCTATCTCTGCAGCACTAGTGCCATTTACAGCTGTACATTTGCAGCACACTGGAGGGGTCTACTTTTGTTTTGCAGATGTAGAAGAAATCCAGTGGTTAGAAATAACCTTGGGGTTTATAATCCCCTTTGTGATCATCGGTCTTTGTTACTCATTAATTGTTCGAGTTCTTGTAAAAGCACACAAACACAGAAGTCTTCGACTACGGCGCCAAAAGGCTCTTCGAATGATTTTTGTAGTCGTCCTGGTTTTCTTTATCTGCTGGCTACCTGAAAATGTCTTCATTAGCGTTCAGCTTCTtcaagagaaaggaaagacactCTCTTCAGGCAACCAATCTTTTCGGCATGATTATCCCCTCACAGGACATATTGTAAACCTAGCAGCCTTTTCTAACAGTTGTTTGAATCCTCTGATTTACAGTTTTCTAGGTGAAACTTTTAGAGACAAATTACGGTTGTATGTTGAACAGAAAACTAAAATGTCAACATTCAGTCGTTTTTGTCATGCTGCCCTAAAGTCAGTCATCCCTGACAGCAATGAGCAATCAGAAGTTTAA